A region of Thermoleophilaceae bacterium DNA encodes the following proteins:
- a CDS encoding ABC transporter permease, which yields MTKLALRGLAARKLRAALTAVAVVLGIGLVAGTYVVTDTINASFDDIFRTANEGSDVIVKTEEAVESDTETVPPMPASVLEQVSAVDGVASAAGAIFDTVSIFDEDGERIGTTGAPSFVASTAPEPFSTFDYTEGAAPASDDEMAVLEATADRDGFEIGDSIQVAGRTGTSEYRVSGIARFGEVSSFGGASLVVATLAEAQRLVDKEGEFDAVSAAAEDGVTPEELAQRIDAELPPGIAVRTGEEDAAQQSTDIEDDLGFLQTALLVFAGIALFVGAFTIFNTFSITVAQRMREFAMLRTLGASRRQLLVAVVVEALLIGVAASAVGLLAGIGLAPALNGLLSAFGLDLPSTQTVVESRTVIVSLVVGTVITLLAALVPALRATRVSPMAALREGAAPSGGHRRRGVTALAVVLLGAGVVLICVGLFGGGGDDATVLSLLGGGAALIFLGTALASPRLVRPIASGVGRPIERLRGVTGRIARENAVRNPGRTAVTAAALMIGLALVTFVTVFAAGARNSVDEIISQQFAGDLLIQNTDGFSPIPGPVAETAAQVPGVELVAPTRTSEGRLVGGEDETIRPTGVDPGPFAQLFQLDWVDGSDDDLRGLGAREAVLDSEWADDEGIEVGDEFTVLTPRGTEVTYTAAATFDNPDLTGEFVIPEGTLRTDYGEDRAAIILVGVTPGADRDAVQDRLNEVLAAQFPVAEALDQEGVKDRISESVNQVLGLIYVLLALAIIVSLFGIVNTLALSIHERTREIGMLRAIGMSVQQMRRVVRYEAVITALIGAVLGTVIGLFFGWIVMQPLADDGFSFTLPVGTILIMLAIATVAGVIAAIGPARRATRLDVLDALAYE from the coding sequence ATGACCAAGCTCGCACTCAGAGGGCTCGCCGCGCGCAAGCTGCGGGCGGCGCTCACGGCGGTGGCCGTGGTCCTGGGGATCGGCCTGGTGGCCGGGACGTATGTGGTCACGGACACGATCAACGCGTCGTTCGACGACATCTTCCGGACCGCCAACGAGGGCTCCGACGTGATCGTGAAGACCGAGGAGGCCGTGGAGAGCGACACCGAGACGGTGCCGCCGATGCCGGCGTCGGTGCTCGAGCAGGTCTCCGCCGTGGATGGCGTGGCGAGCGCGGCCGGCGCCATCTTCGACACCGTCAGCATCTTCGACGAGGACGGCGAGCGCATCGGCACCACCGGCGCTCCCAGCTTCGTGGCCTCCACGGCGCCCGAGCCGTTCTCGACCTTCGACTACACCGAGGGCGCCGCGCCCGCCTCCGACGACGAGATGGCGGTGCTCGAGGCCACCGCGGACCGCGACGGCTTCGAGATCGGCGACAGCATCCAGGTTGCAGGGCGCACGGGAACCAGCGAGTACCGGGTGTCCGGCATCGCGCGCTTCGGCGAGGTCAGCTCCTTCGGCGGGGCGTCGCTCGTGGTGGCCACGCTCGCCGAGGCGCAGCGCCTCGTGGACAAGGAGGGCGAGTTCGACGCGGTGAGCGCCGCCGCCGAGGATGGCGTCACCCCCGAGGAGCTGGCGCAACGCATCGACGCGGAGCTGCCGCCGGGCATCGCCGTGCGCACCGGCGAGGAGGACGCCGCACAGCAGTCCACCGACATCGAGGACGACCTCGGGTTCCTCCAGACCGCGCTGCTGGTGTTCGCCGGCATCGCCCTGTTCGTGGGCGCCTTCACGATCTTCAACACGTTCTCGATCACGGTCGCGCAGCGCATGCGCGAGTTCGCGATGCTGCGAACCCTCGGCGCGTCGCGGCGCCAGCTGCTCGTGGCCGTCGTGGTGGAGGCGCTGCTGATCGGCGTCGCGGCCTCCGCAGTGGGCCTGCTCGCCGGCATCGGGCTCGCACCCGCGCTCAACGGCCTGCTCAGCGCCTTCGGCCTGGACCTGCCCAGCACGCAGACCGTGGTCGAGTCGCGCACCGTGATCGTGTCGCTGGTGGTGGGCACCGTGATCACGCTGCTCGCCGCGCTCGTCCCGGCGCTGCGCGCCACCCGCGTCTCGCCCATGGCGGCGCTCCGCGAGGGCGCCGCACCCAGCGGCGGTCACCGGCGGCGCGGCGTCACGGCACTCGCCGTGGTCCTGCTGGGCGCGGGCGTCGTGCTCATCTGCGTCGGCCTGTTCGGCGGCGGCGGCGACGACGCCACGGTGCTCTCCCTGCTCGGCGGGGGCGCCGCGCTGATCTTCCTCGGCACCGCGCTCGCCAGCCCCCGGCTGGTGCGCCCGATCGCGTCGGGGGTGGGCCGCCCGATCGAGCGCCTGCGCGGCGTCACGGGCCGCATCGCGCGGGAGAACGCCGTTCGCAACCCGGGCCGCACCGCCGTCACGGCCGCCGCCCTGATGATCGGGCTCGCACTCGTCACCTTCGTCACGGTCTTCGCCGCGGGCGCCCGGAACTCGGTGGACGAGATCATCTCCCAGCAGTTCGCGGGCGACCTGCTGATCCAGAACACCGACGGCTTCTCCCCCATCCCCGGGCCCGTGGCCGAGACCGCCGCGCAGGTGCCGGGGGTGGAGCTCGTGGCGCCCACTCGCACGAGTGAGGGACGGCTCGTGGGCGGCGAGGACGAGACCATCCGCCCGACGGGCGTCGATCCCGGGCCCTTCGCGCAGCTCTTCCAGCTCGACTGGGTGGACGGATCGGACGACGACCTGCGCGGCCTCGGTGCGCGCGAGGCCGTCCTCGACTCCGAATGGGCGGATGACGAGGGGATCGAGGTCGGCGACGAGTTCACCGTGCTCACGCCGCGTGGGACGGAGGTCACCTACACGGCCGCGGCCACCTTCGACAACCCCGACCTCACCGGCGAGTTCGTGATCCCCGAGGGCACGCTGCGAACCGACTACGGCGAGGATCGCGCCGCGATCATCCTCGTGGGCGTGACCCCGGGAGCCGATCGCGACGCAGTGCAGGACCGCCTCAACGAGGTGCTCGCGGCCCAGTTCCCGGTGGCCGAGGCGCTCGACCAGGAGGGCGTCAAGGACCGCATCTCCGAGAGCGTGAACCAGGTGCTCGGGCTGATCTACGTGCTGCTGGCCCTGGCCATCATCGTGTCCCTCTTCGGGATCGTGAACACGCTCGCGCTCTCCATCCACGAGCGCACGCGCGAGATCGGCATGCTGCGCGCCATCGGCATGTCTGTCCAGCAGATGCGCCGCGTGGTGCGCTACGAGGCCGTCATCACAGCGCTGATCGGAGCCGTGCTCGGCACGGTCATCGGCCTCTTCTTCGGCTGGATCGTGATGCAGCCGCTCGCCGACGACGGCTTCTCGTTCACACTGCCCGTCGGCACGATCCTGATCATGCTCGCGATCGCCACGGTCGCCGGCGTGATCGCAGCCATCGGCCCCGCACGACGAGCCACCCGGCTGGACGTGCTCGACGCGCTGGCCTACGAGTAG
- a CDS encoding potassium channel family protein, with the protein MALALGLVAFVTLVALLDRHGYRDAAGGTVGLLDAVYYATVSITTTGYGDIIPVTDRSRLLTALLVTPARVLFLILLVGTTLELLAERTREAYRLRQWRARLRDHVIICGFGTKGKSAARSVLAGDGQRTAEIVVIDEDPRAIEDAQARGLATVAGSATRTEVLDAAGIREARAVVVAPNRDDTAVLMSLTARELNPNATIVAAAREEENAHLLRQSGADSVITSSGAAGRLMGLAVDNHRLVDVLEDLMAVGEGLDIIERPVEQAEVGGAPEGGTRELALAVVRGPDVLRFDDERAARLEQGDRLICLCNRDD; encoded by the coding sequence GTGGCTCTCGCGCTCGGCCTGGTGGCCTTCGTCACCCTCGTGGCGCTGCTCGACCGCCACGGCTACCGGGACGCAGCGGGCGGCACGGTGGGGCTGCTCGACGCCGTGTACTACGCCACCGTCAGCATCACCACCACCGGCTACGGCGACATCATCCCGGTCACCGACCGGTCGCGGCTGCTCACGGCGCTGCTCGTCACCCCGGCGCGCGTACTCTTCCTCATCCTGCTCGTGGGCACGACGCTGGAGTTGCTGGCGGAACGGACCCGCGAGGCCTACCGGCTCCGGCAGTGGAGGGCACGCTTGCGCGACCACGTGATCATCTGCGGCTTTGGCACGAAGGGGAAGAGCGCGGCCAGGTCCGTGCTCGCGGGCGACGGGCAGCGGACGGCCGAGATCGTGGTGATCGACGAGGACCCGCGCGCCATCGAGGACGCCCAGGCACGGGGTCTCGCGACCGTCGCCGGGAGCGCGACCCGCACCGAGGTGCTGGACGCCGCCGGCATCCGCGAAGCGCGCGCCGTGGTGGTGGCCCCCAACCGCGACGACACCGCCGTGCTCATGTCGCTCACCGCGCGCGAGCTCAACCCGAACGCCACGATCGTCGCCGCGGCCCGCGAGGAGGAGAACGCCCACCTCCTGCGTCAGAGCGGGGCGGATTCGGTGATCACATCCTCGGGCGCCGCCGGGCGGCTGATGGGCCTCGCCGTGGACAACCACCGCCTCGTCGACGTGCTGGAGGACCTCATGGCCGTCGGCGAGGGGCTCGACATCATCGAGCGGCCGGTGGAGCAGGCCGAGGTCGGCGGGGCCCCGGAGGGCGGTACCCGCGAACTGGCGCTCGCCGTCGTCCGCGGCCCCGACGTGCTGCGCTTCGACGACGAGCGGGCGGCGCGCCTCGAGCAGGGCGACCGGCTGATCTGCCTCTGCAATCGCGATGACTAA
- a CDS encoding glycoside hydrolase family 2 TIM barrel-domain containing protein — protein sequence MPALLAFLVLLVLAVPAAARAPDEEALYADGPDGLHLLDRGWTTRADTRDVGRRRHWERAGNDRGFRRVSVPHSFNARDDSTRGFRSRVQWYRVRFDRPRDRDAEDWRLRFESVNRHATVWLNGRRLGTHEGAYLPFEMGARGLKQRGNELVVRVDGRETRTDLPPSSRPRGWWNHGGILREVYLRRVAALDLADLQVIARRGSPAQVEVEGMVRNATGATRRLEVERAVLAGPDGTRTNVTGAFDDGRRLGRGRLGRLRGSFSIPDPREWSPDAPNLYRLDVRLAGGQLTTVRFGIREWAVNEQGQATLNGRPLSLRGASFHEETLNRGGALRPREHEQIVAQLQAVGADFTRAHYPPHPALLEAFDRAGIVFWEQIPVWRLRDTNFSARLRKEALSRLREAILRDRNHAAIMTWSVANETLRGGRRERAYITDAVRLIRRLDPTRLAAADPALRPLDHIPAHYDMLDAIGVNEYVGWYGGATPELRGDLEVLRARFPRQALFVTEFGAEANRSGPATELGTFEFQTGYLGDHLAIIDATSALSGALVWALRDFWVRPRWSGGNPQPDSPFNRKGIFDERGNPKPAFETVRQRFAAVPPLR from the coding sequence ATGCCCGCCCTGCTGGCCTTCCTCGTCCTGCTCGTTCTCGCCGTGCCGGCCGCCGCGCGAGCCCCCGATGAGGAGGCCCTCTACGCCGACGGCCCCGACGGCCTCCACCTCCTCGACCGCGGCTGGACCACCCGTGCCGACACCCGCGACGTCGGGCGCCGCCGCCACTGGGAGCGCGCCGGCAACGACCGCGGCTTCCGGCGTGTCTCGGTGCCGCACTCCTTCAACGCCCGTGACGACTCCACCCGCGGCTTCCGCTCGCGGGTGCAGTGGTACCGGGTGCGCTTCGACCGTCCGCGCGACCGCGACGCCGAGGACTGGCGGCTGCGCTTCGAGTCGGTCAACCGCCATGCCACGGTCTGGCTCAACGGCCGCCGGCTGGGCACCCACGAGGGCGCCTACCTGCCGTTCGAGATGGGCGCCCGCGGACTGAAGCAGCGCGGCAACGAGCTGGTCGTGCGCGTGGACGGGCGCGAGACGCGCACCGACCTGCCGCCGTCCTCGCGCCCGCGCGGCTGGTGGAACCACGGCGGCATCCTGCGCGAGGTCTATCTGCGGCGCGTGGCGGCGCTCGACCTGGCCGACCTGCAGGTGATCGCGCGCCGTGGCTCCCCGGCGCAGGTGGAGGTCGAGGGGATGGTGCGCAACGCCACCGGCGCCACGCGACGCCTGGAGGTGGAGCGGGCGGTGCTCGCAGGGCCGGACGGCACGCGCACCAACGTGACGGGCGCCTTCGATGACGGGCGCCGGCTGGGCCGCGGCCGGCTGGGGCGCCTCCGCGGCTCGTTCTCGATCCCGGATCCACGCGAGTGGAGCCCGGACGCGCCCAATCTCTACCGGCTCGACGTCCGGCTGGCCGGCGGCCAGCTCACCACGGTGCGCTTCGGCATACGTGAGTGGGCCGTGAACGAGCAGGGACAGGCCACGCTCAACGGCCGGCCGCTGTCCCTGCGCGGGGCCAGCTTCCACGAGGAGACGCTCAACCGCGGGGGCGCGCTGCGCCCGCGCGAGCACGAGCAGATAGTGGCGCAGCTCCAGGCCGTGGGCGCCGACTTCACGCGTGCGCACTACCCCCCGCACCCGGCGCTGCTCGAGGCCTTCGACCGGGCGGGGATCGTGTTCTGGGAGCAGATCCCGGTGTGGCGCCTGCGCGACACGAACTTCTCCGCCCGCCTCCGCAAGGAGGCGCTCTCACGGCTGCGTGAGGCCATCCTGCGCGACCGCAACCACGCCGCGATCATGACCTGGAGCGTGGCCAACGAGACCCTGCGCGGCGGCCGCCGCGAGCGCGCCTACATCACGGACGCCGTGCGGCTCATCCGCCGCCTCGACCCCACCCGCCTCGCGGCCGCCGACCCCGCGCTGCGCCCTCTCGATCACATCCCGGCGCACTACGACATGCTCGACGCCATCGGCGTGAACGAGTACGTGGGCTGGTACGGAGGCGCCACGCCCGAGCTGCGCGGCGACCTCGAGGTGCTGCGCGCCCGCTTCCCGCGCCAGGCGCTGTTCGTGACGGAGTTCGGCGCGGAGGCCAACCGCTCGGGGCCGGCCACGGAGCTGGGAACCTTCGAGTTCCAGACCGGCTACCTGGGCGACCACCTGGCCATCATCGACGCCACCAGCGCCCTGTCGGGCGCGCTGGTCTGGGCGCTGCGTGACTTCTGGGTCCGCCCGCGCTGGAGCGGCGGAAACCCACAGCCGGACTCGCCTTTCAACCGCAAGGGCATCTTCGACGAACGCGGCAATCCCAAGCCGGCGTTCGAGACGGTGCGGCAGCGCTTCGCGGCGGTGCCGCCGCTGCGTTAG
- a CDS encoding DUF6036 family nucleotidyltransferase, which translates to MDREAIVAALTALARVLDERGIRGEMYLVGGAAIALAYDVRRSTRDIDAVFEPKLAIYEAAGEVAEQLGLPVGWLNDAVKGFLAGDDPEAAPVLDEPGLRCLVASPRMLLALKVLAHRAGEDEDDLRLLAAELGLADAPAVLDVAEEVFGDRLDPAARFFVEQVLEGSGA; encoded by the coding sequence ATGGACCGTGAGGCGATCGTCGCCGCTCTGACGGCGCTGGCCCGGGTGCTCGACGAGCGGGGCATCCGCGGCGAGATGTATCTCGTCGGCGGGGCGGCGATCGCGCTCGCGTATGACGTGCGCCGTTCGACCCGCGACATCGACGCGGTCTTCGAGCCCAAGCTCGCCATCTACGAGGCGGCGGGCGAGGTGGCCGAGCAGCTCGGGCTGCCGGTCGGCTGGCTCAACGATGCGGTGAAGGGCTTCCTCGCCGGGGACGATCCCGAGGCCGCGCCCGTGCTGGACGAGCCGGGGCTTCGCTGCCTCGTCGCGTCTCCCAGGATGCTGCTGGCCCTGAAGGTGCTCGCCCACCGGGCCGGCGAGGACGAGGACGACCTGCGCCTGCTGGCCGCGGAGCTCGGGCTGGCGGATGCCCCCGCCGTGCTCGACGTGGCCGAAGAGGTCTTCGGCGACCGGCTCGACCCGGCAGCCCGCTTCTTCGTGGAGCAGGTCCTCGAGGGTTCGGGGGCCTGA
- a CDS encoding acyl-CoA carboxylase subunit beta → MRQKVPETFEEKAAQLNELRDAAIHSASETAVEKQHAKGKLTARERIEKLLDPGSFQELDTFVRHRTHDFEMQKNRPWGDAVVTGHGTIDGRPMCVFSQDFTVFGGSLGEVMGEKMCKVMDLAAKIGCPVIGINDSGGARIQEGVVSLGAYGDVFVRNVQSSGVIPQISLIMGPCAGGAVYSPAMTDFIFMVKETSHMFITGPDVIKTVTGEEVDFEDLGGAMTHASKSGVAHYAADDEESCLEDVRYFMSFLPQNNLETPPRLDTGDPADRMEADLDKVVPAEPMKPYDIRDVVSLIVDNGDFFEIHEHYARNIVCGFARLDGHSVGIVGNQPAQLAGVLDIDSSEKAARFVRTCDAFNIPIITFVDVPGFLPGTSQEWGGIIRHGAKLLYAFTEATVPKITVITRKAYGGAYDVMASKHMLADFNFAWPTAEVAVMGPEGAVNIIYRRDIASSPTPDERRSKLMDDYKARFANPYTAAERGYIDEVFLPHETRPKVIRALETLQTKRIAGPKRKHGNIPL, encoded by the coding sequence ATGCGCCAGAAGGTCCCCGAGACATTCGAGGAGAAGGCCGCCCAGCTCAACGAGCTGCGCGACGCCGCCATCCACTCCGCCTCCGAGACGGCGGTGGAGAAGCAGCACGCCAAGGGGAAGCTCACCGCCCGCGAGCGCATCGAGAAGCTGCTCGACCCCGGCTCCTTCCAGGAGCTCGACACGTTCGTGCGCCACCGCACCCACGACTTCGAGATGCAGAAGAACCGTCCCTGGGGCGACGCAGTGGTCACCGGCCACGGCACCATCGACGGCCGCCCCATGTGCGTGTTCTCCCAGGACTTCACGGTCTTCGGCGGCTCGCTCGGCGAGGTCATGGGCGAGAAGATGTGCAAGGTCATGGACCTGGCGGCCAAGATCGGCTGCCCGGTCATCGGCATCAACGACTCCGGCGGCGCCCGCATCCAGGAGGGCGTGGTCTCGCTCGGCGCCTATGGCGACGTCTTCGTGCGCAACGTGCAGAGCTCGGGCGTCATCCCCCAGATCAGCCTGATCATGGGGCCCTGCGCCGGCGGCGCCGTGTACTCCCCGGCCATGACCGACTTCATCTTCATGGTCAAGGAGACCTCGCACATGTTCATCACGGGCCCCGACGTGATCAAGACGGTCACCGGGGAGGAGGTGGACTTCGAGGACCTCGGCGGCGCCATGACCCACGCGTCGAAATCGGGTGTCGCGCACTACGCCGCCGACGACGAGGAGAGCTGCCTCGAGGACGTGCGCTACTTCATGTCCTTCCTGCCTCAGAACAACCTCGAGACGCCGCCGCGGCTGGACACCGGCGACCCCGCCGACCGCATGGAGGCCGACCTCGACAAGGTCGTCCCCGCCGAGCCCATGAAGCCCTACGACATCCGCGACGTGGTCTCGCTGATCGTGGACAACGGCGACTTCTTCGAGATCCACGAGCACTACGCCCGCAACATCGTCTGCGGCTTCGCGCGCCTCGACGGCCACTCCGTCGGCATCGTGGGCAACCAGCCCGCGCAGCTCGCCGGCGTGCTCGACATCGACTCCTCCGAGAAGGCCGCGCGCTTCGTGCGCACCTGCGACGCCTTCAACATCCCGATCATCACCTTCGTGGACGTGCCCGGCTTCCTGCCCGGCACGAGCCAGGAGTGGGGCGGCATCATCCGCCACGGCGCCAAGCTGCTGTACGCGTTCACCGAGGCCACGGTGCCCAAGATCACGGTGATCACGCGCAAGGCCTACGGCGGCGCCTACGACGTCATGGCGTCCAAGCACATGCTGGCCGACTTCAACTTCGCCTGGCCCACCGCCGAGGTGGCGGTCATGGGCCCCGAGGGCGCGGTCAACATCATCTACCGGCGCGACATCGCCAGCTCGCCCACCCCGGATGAGCGCCGCAGCAAGCTGATGGACGACTACAAGGCCCGCTTCGCCAACCCCTACACGGCGGCCGAGCGCGGCTACATCGACGAGGTCTTCCTGCCGCACGAGACGCGCCCCAAGGTCATCCGCGCGCTCGAGACGCTGCAGACCAAGCGCATCGCCGGGCCCAAGCGCAAGCACGGCAACATCCCTCTCTGA
- a CDS encoding ornithine cyclodeaminase family protein, producing MPELPVFDHDTVLAAVPPLEAIERVRDGFVRHASGEWAMPAKTYLTVEHGDFRAMPARGGGLAILKWVTSFPRNPARGLPVVMGVICVSSADDGRPLALVDTRAVTALRTGAVAAIAAQELAREDSASAGIVGCGLHGAWAGRCLAAAEYGPGVCFDPDPDVAGALAGELGWEAGSREEALACDLVTCVTPGHEPVVGPGDLRPGLHLNMLGADGPGKAEASVDAVAACRLFCDEWEQASHGGELTGAVAAGRVTRDEVTDLGAVLTGTAAGRGSDAEVTLFDSTGLAIQDLAVCHGVMEAHAAGVVKAQNVRI from the coding sequence ATGCCCGAGCTGCCCGTCTTCGACCACGACACGGTGCTGGCCGCGGTCCCGCCGCTGGAGGCGATCGAGCGCGTGCGCGACGGCTTCGTGCGTCACGCGAGCGGGGAGTGGGCGATGCCGGCCAAGACCTACCTGACGGTCGAGCACGGGGACTTCCGCGCGATGCCGGCCCGCGGCGGCGGCCTGGCCATCCTCAAGTGGGTGACCTCTTTCCCGCGCAACCCCGCCCGCGGGCTGCCGGTGGTGATGGGCGTGATCTGCGTGTCCAGCGCGGACGACGGGCGGCCGCTGGCGCTGGTGGACACCCGCGCGGTCACCGCCCTGCGCACGGGCGCCGTGGCGGCGATCGCCGCGCAGGAGCTCGCCCGCGAGGATTCCGCGAGCGCGGGCATCGTGGGCTGCGGCCTGCATGGGGCGTGGGCGGGGCGCTGCCTGGCGGCGGCCGAGTACGGGCCCGGCGTGTGCTTCGACCCGGACCCGGACGTGGCGGGAGCGCTGGCGGGCGAGCTGGGCTGGGAGGCCGGCTCGCGCGAGGAGGCCCTGGCCTGCGACCTGGTGACCTGCGTCACGCCGGGGCACGAGCCGGTGGTGGGCCCCGGCGATCTGCGCCCGGGGCTGCATCTCAACATGCTCGGCGCCGACGGCCCGGGCAAGGCCGAGGCATCCGTGGACGCCGTCGCCGCGTGCCGGCTGTTCTGCGACGAGTGGGAGCAGGCCTCCCACGGCGGCGAGCTGACCGGCGCGGTGGCCGCCGGGCGCGTGACGCGCGACGAGGTCACCGACCTCGGCGCGGTGCTCACGGGCACGGCCGCGGGTCGCGGCTCGGATGCCGAAGTCACGCTGTTCGACTCCACCGGCCTGGCAATCCAGGACCTGGCCGTCTGCCACGGGGTGATGGAGGCGCACGCGGCGGGCGTGGTGAAGGCGCAGAACGTGCGGATCTAG
- a CDS encoding rhodanese-like domain-containing protein produces the protein MTDEATIHELPPARVKELSDAGQAQVVDVRTQEEREAGHLPGSAHIPLERLEQSAGEMDREWPVVFYCRGGDRSAMAADAFRASGWDASSMEGGIVAWAEGGLPLEPERGEIGSPSGLPPK, from the coding sequence ATGACCGACGAGGCCACCATCCACGAGCTTCCGCCCGCGCGCGTGAAGGAGCTGAGCGACGCAGGCCAGGCGCAGGTGGTGGACGTGCGCACGCAGGAGGAGCGCGAGGCCGGCCACCTCCCGGGCTCCGCCCACATCCCGCTCGAGCGCCTCGAGCAGTCCGCCGGCGAGATGGACCGCGAGTGGCCGGTCGTGTTCTACTGCCGCGGCGGCGACCGCTCCGCGATGGCCGCCGACGCCTTCCGCGCCTCGGGCTGGGACGCGAGCAGCATGGAGGGCGGCATCGTCGCCTGGGCGGAGGGCGGATTGCCCCTCGAGCCCGAGCGCGGCGAGATCGGCTCTCCGAGCGGCCTCCCGCCCAAATAG
- a CDS encoding nitrite/sulfite reductase, with protein sequence MEPVTTPKKGRKGSLENPEVIEDVPGHVIPILEREFDDFDSEAGRFLGGEINELQFIGFRLKQGVYGQRQAERQMIRVKVPFGGITPDQMDAFAHVVEKYVPLVKGHITTRQNFQLHHVPLPDAAKLIRELSDVGLSSREGCGNTVRNVTGDPWAGVSEGELFDPTPYAGAYVRYFVRHPTTQLMPRKVKTAFTATDDDVAITGIHDIGFIPRIKDGVKGFSMVVGGGTSIMPRVAPELYPFVAAEDGEYLKVTEAVLRIFDRQEWLRVNRARARIKVFVDKFGIDELRSQVEEELEGDWVAERDFTPRTFDHDEQVNAPAPPAAPGSANGDNREFRRFMEGNVKAQRQQGFSTVQVKVTRGDLTPEQFRGLAQIMREFSGGYARTTVHQNLVLRWVRDESVYDVWQRLGELGLDGAGADEISDVVSCPGTDSCKLGITSSMGLNRAITQRLEEMQIDDPLTRKVHIKMSGCPNGCSQHHIANIGFYGASIKAGGRTMPAYVAHLGGNYEGGQVVMGTRLKVRLPARRVPDAVERWLRHYEQAREDGEEFNAFLERVGAAEMEAIVKDLALPVDFSLETMNHFIDWQRREPYQVIRGEGECAV encoded by the coding sequence ATGGAGCCGGTCACGACGCCGAAGAAGGGCCGCAAGGGCTCGCTCGAGAACCCCGAGGTGATCGAGGACGTCCCGGGCCACGTCATCCCGATCCTCGAACGCGAGTTCGACGACTTCGACAGCGAAGCGGGCAGGTTCCTCGGCGGCGAGATCAACGAGCTGCAGTTCATCGGCTTCCGCCTGAAGCAGGGCGTCTACGGCCAGCGCCAGGCCGAACGCCAGATGATCCGTGTGAAGGTCCCGTTCGGCGGCATCACGCCCGACCAGATGGACGCCTTCGCCCATGTGGTGGAGAAGTACGTGCCGCTCGTCAAGGGCCACATCACCACACGGCAGAACTTCCAGCTGCACCACGTGCCGCTGCCCGATGCGGCCAAGCTGATCCGCGAGCTCTCCGACGTCGGCCTCTCCTCCCGCGAGGGCTGCGGCAACACGGTCCGCAACGTCACCGGTGACCCCTGGGCCGGAGTGAGCGAGGGCGAGCTCTTCGACCCCACGCCGTACGCCGGTGCCTACGTGCGCTACTTCGTGCGCCACCCCACCACGCAGCTCATGCCGCGCAAGGTCAAGACGGCCTTCACCGCCACCGACGACGACGTGGCCATCACCGGCATCCACGACATCGGCTTCATCCCGCGGATCAAGGACGGCGTGAAGGGCTTCTCGATGGTCGTGGGCGGCGGCACCTCGATCATGCCCCGCGTCGCGCCCGAGCTCTACCCGTTCGTGGCCGCCGAGGACGGCGAGTACCTCAAGGTCACCGAGGCCGTGCTGCGCATCTTCGACCGCCAGGAGTGGCTGCGCGTGAATCGCGCGCGGGCGCGGATCAAGGTGTTCGTCGACAAGTTCGGCATCGACGAGCTGCGCAGCCAGGTGGAGGAGGAGCTCGAGGGCGACTGGGTGGCCGAGCGCGACTTCACGCCCAGGACGTTCGACCACGACGAGCAGGTCAACGCCCCGGCGCCGCCCGCCGCCCCCGGCAGCGCCAACGGCGACAACCGCGAGTTCCGCCGCTTCATGGAGGGCAACGTCAAGGCGCAGCGCCAGCAGGGCTTCTCCACGGTGCAGGTCAAGGTCACCCGCGGCGACCTCACGCCCGAGCAGTTCCGCGGCCTCGCGCAGATCATGCGCGAGTTCAGCGGCGGCTACGCCCGCACCACCGTGCACCAGAACCTGGTGCTGCGCTGGGTGCGAGACGAGTCCGTCTACGACGTCTGGCAGCGCCTGGGCGAGCTCGGACTCGACGGCGCGGGCGCGGACGAGATCTCGGACGTGGTCAGCTGCCCCGGCACCGACAGCTGCAAGCTCGGCATCACGAGCTCCATGGGCCTCAACCGAGCGATCACGCAGCGGCTGGAGGAGATGCAGATCGACGATCCGCTCACGCGCAAGGTGCACATCAAGATGAGCGGCTGCCCCAACGGCTGCAGCCAGCACCACATCGCCAACATCGGCTTCTACGGCGCCTCGATCAAGGCGGGCGGCCGCACGATGCCGGCGTATGTCGCCCACCTCGGCGGCAACTACGAGGGCGGCCAGGTCGTGATGGGCACGCGCCTCAAGGTGCGCCTGCCCGCCAGGCGCGTCCCGGACGCCGTGGAGCGCTGGCTGCGCCACTACGAGCAGGCCCGCGAGGACGGCGAGGAGTTCAACGCGTTCCTCGAGCGCGTGGGCGCGGCCGAGATGGAGGCGATCGTCAAGGACCTCGCGCTCCCCGTGGATTTCAGCCTGGAGACGATGAACCACTTCATCGACTGGCAACGGCGCGAGCCGTACCAGGTCATCCGGGGCGAGGGCGAGTGCGCCGTCTAG